The proteins below come from a single Miscanthus floridulus cultivar M001 chromosome 1, ASM1932011v1, whole genome shotgun sequence genomic window:
- the LOC136461984 gene encoding uncharacterized protein: MVLIDIQKLLESMQKDIKMYPLPNIDDTYDLFGDIPREIFKEAIVEASVDDMALSKTLNKEQQAAYNEIMFAIDSDHGGFFFVDGHGGIRKTYLYRATLSTIHSQNKIVMATTSSVVGSIMLGGRTAHSCFKIPLTLNDGAFCSFTK, translated from the coding sequence atggtcctcatTGATATTCAGAAGTTGTTAGAATCAATGCAGAAGGACATAAAGATGTACCCACTTCCTAATATCGATGACACATATGATCTGTTTGGCGATATTCCTAGGGAGATTTTCAAGGAGGCTATCGTTGAGGCAAGCGTTGATGACATGGCACTATCAAAGACCCTTAACAAGGAGCAGCAGGCTGCCTACAATGAGATTATGTTTGCTATTGATAGCGATCATGGGGGTTTCTTCTTTGTGGATGGACATGGCGGCATCAGAAAGACTTATCTATATAGGGCCACGCTCTCTACTATACATAGtcagaacaagattgtcatggcAACAACATCTAGTGTTGTAGGCTCAATAATGCTtggtggcagaaccgcccactCGTGCTTCAAGATTCCCCTCACCCTCAATGATGGGGCCTTTTGCAGCTTCACAAAATAG